The DNA segment GGCGCGTTGAGTTGGGTGGTCAGCCAGTGGTCGAGGAGGGCGGTTGAATCCTGAGTCACAGCTTGAGCAAGAGGCAGGGGAGTAGACATAGTTTGATCTCCAGTCGGATGCCTTGGGCCGACACGTAAATCCCCAGCCCGAACGGGCCGGGGTGATATTGGCTAGGATTATCGGTGCCTACTATATCCCGATATCTACCGCGTTATGCGGACCACATAAGTACCCCCCTGTACGCCGTGATGATGGCCAAGAGCAACAGCGGGAAACCACGGCGGCCGCCTTCTTCCTGCGTAGCATGGTCGGCGCAGGCCTGATCGACCGCCCAGGTCAAGAATTGGGGATGGCCAGCAGTTCCATCCAGTGAGCACTGTGCGCGTCATTTACGTGGCTGCTGATACTCCAGAGCTGCTCACCAACCGTGCAGACGGCCGCCCAACCGCCCCGGCCAGATTTGCGGTGATACGAGCCGTCGGTGGCCAGCACGATCTGCCGGATCACCCGCGCCTCTCCGGGCCTGATGGAAGAACTTCTCTCCTGGCTGGGCTGGAGGGGGCGCTCCACGGTCGTTGCGGCGGCCTGGAGTGACGATGCCGATGCCGACGTGGCATCAGCTGCAGTTGGAGAGACGGCTTGAGGAGTGAAACAGACGAAGCGGTCCTGGTCATAGGAACTCCAGCAACCGGCAGTTACGCCTATCTCACGCGGACCGAGCGCCGGCGCACTGCTCAGTTGGCCGTTCAGCACGCGGGCGACGTACCCGTCATCATCGGCATTGGTGCGCTGCGCACCCGGGATGTACTCGAGCTG comes from the Deinococcus malanensis genome and includes:
- a CDS encoding dihydrodipicolinate synthase family protein, encoding MRSETDEAVLVIGTPATGSYAYLTRTERRRTAQLAVQHAGDVPVIIGIGALRTRDVLELAQDAQTAGARGVLLASMSYQKLSEDEVLMHTQGSACRISAYLLGDMGV
- a CDS encoding RNase H family protein; the protein is MIRQIVLATDGSYHRKSGRGGWAAVCTVGEQLWSISSHVNDAHSAHWMELLAIPNS